A genome region from Candidatus Binatia bacterium includes the following:
- the dksA gene encoding RNA polymerase-binding protein DksA has product MNQRDADFFRKLLNERKQELLTEAGKTVDGMDENGNFPDPTDRASMESDRNFTLRIRDRERKLIAKIEEALQRLKDGSYGVCEECGEKIGTARLKARPVTTLCIHCKSLQEVAERKNKAN; this is encoded by the coding sequence GTGAACCAGAGGGACGCCGATTTCTTCCGCAAGTTGCTGAACGAGCGCAAGCAGGAGCTTTTGACCGAGGCGGGCAAGACGGTCGACGGCATGGACGAAAACGGAAACTTTCCCGATCCGACGGACCGGGCTTCGATGGAATCGGACCGAAATTTCACCCTGCGCATCCGCGACCGCGAGCGCAAGCTGATCGCAAAAATCGAAGAAGCTTTGCAGCGATTGAAGGACGGCAGCTACGGCGTTTGCGAGGAATGCGGCGAAAAGATCGGCACGGCGCGGCTCAAAGCGCGGCCGGTCACGACGCTCTGCATCCACTGCAAATCGCTTCAGGAAGTCGCCGAGAGAAAAAACAAGGCCAATTGA
- a CDS encoding DUF3501 family protein, with product MKKIAMEDLMGLAAYERVRDQFRREIIEYKKNRRLQIGDRVSLLFENRKTILFQIQEMLRTERITDLDKIKEEVETYNTLIPGANELSATLMLEIEQQEKIREDLLKFLGIDQAVFLKIGERHTIQAVFEEGHSKEDKISAVQYVRFRFTPEAREAFVAGRDEAWVVIDHPNYRAKEKIWKEMRQSLIQDLIEQ from the coding sequence ATGAAAAAGATCGCCATGGAAGATTTGATGGGCCTGGCCGCGTACGAAAGAGTCCGCGATCAATTCCGCCGGGAGATCATCGAATACAAAAAGAATCGCCGCCTTCAGATCGGCGATCGCGTTTCGCTGCTGTTCGAGAACCGAAAAACCATTCTGTTTCAAATTCAAGAGATGCTGCGCACGGAGCGGATCACGGATCTCGACAAGATCAAAGAAGAAGTCGAAACCTACAACACGCTCATCCCCGGCGCGAACGAGCTCAGCGCGACGTTGATGCTCGAGATCGAACAGCAGGAAAAGATCCGCGAGGACCTGCTAAAATTTTTAGGGATCGACCAAGCGGTCTTTCTCAAGATCGGCGAGCGCCACACGATTCAAGCCGTCTTCGAGGAGGGACACAGCAAAGAAGATAAGATCAGCGCGGTCCAATACGTGCGCTTTCGTTTCACGCCCGAGGCGCGCGAGGCTTTCGTCGCGGGCCGCGATGAGGCGTGGGTCGTGATCGATCATCCCAACTACCGGGCTAAAGAAAAGATCTGGAAGGAGATGCGGCAGTCTCTCATCCAGGATCTCATCGAGCAGTGA
- a CDS encoding amidohydrolase family protein — translation MPRQYRIISGDSHLDLPPERWTARVPARWRERAPRRVKLANGNDGIVVENRPVFTPTLLITGKPYEQHDAGEISYDGAGTGTPEQRLGEQDQDGVDAEILYTHPVYMSLWRGIRDDEPYQAMIRAYNDFLGEEYAAAAPDRLIAMGLIPDTGLDDALSGMERCARMGLKGVCLYKFPSGKGYPTPEDDRFWQAALDMKMPVSAHTANGSTRFSREGPLLKYSRVPEDAIPGRDPANLLVRFLGEAPAGALQLAVGGVFDRFPALKIYWAETQIGWLPYCLSQLDDTFERNRYWSERLWGLKPPERKPSEYLKSQNLWGFMRDPLGVRLRHDVGVNQLLWGSDFA, via the coding sequence ATGCCACGTCAGTACCGCATCATCTCCGGAGACTCACACCTCGACCTGCCGCCGGAGCGCTGGACCGCGCGAGTGCCGGCGCGCTGGCGCGAGCGCGCGCCGCGCCGGGTGAAGCTCGCCAACGGCAACGACGGTATCGTGGTCGAAAATCGCCCCGTCTTCACTCCGACCTTGCTGATCACCGGCAAGCCGTACGAGCAGCATGACGCCGGCGAGATCAGCTACGACGGCGCGGGAACCGGGACGCCCGAGCAGCGGCTCGGCGAGCAGGACCAGGACGGCGTCGACGCGGAGATTCTCTACACGCATCCCGTTTACATGAGCCTGTGGCGCGGCATCCGCGACGACGAGCCGTACCAGGCGATGATCCGCGCCTACAACGATTTTCTCGGCGAGGAATACGCCGCCGCCGCCCCCGACCGGCTGATCGCCATGGGATTGATTCCCGATACCGGCCTTGACGACGCGCTCAGCGGGATGGAGCGCTGCGCGCGCATGGGGTTGAAGGGCGTCTGCCTCTACAAATTTCCCTCGGGAAAAGGTTACCCGACGCCCGAGGACGACCGCTTCTGGCAAGCCGCGCTCGACATGAAGATGCCGGTCAGCGCGCACACGGCCAACGGCTCGACGCGTTTTTCGCGCGAGGGGCCGTTGCTCAAATATTCGCGCGTTCCGGAAGACGCGATTCCCGGACGCGATCCGGCGAATCTATTGGTCCGTTTCCTCGGCGAGGCGCCGGCGGGCGCGTTGCAGCTCGCGGTGGGCGGCGTCTTCGACCGCTTTCCCGCGCTTAAAATCTATTGGGCCGAGACGCAGATCGGCTGGCTGCCTTATTGCCTATCCCAGCTCGACGACACCTTCGAGCGCAATCGCTACTGGTCGGAGCGCCTGTGGGGCCTCAAGCCGCCCGAGCGAAAACCGAGCGAATACCTCAAGAGCCAGAACCTCTGGGGCTTCATGCGCGACCCGCTCGGCGTCAGGCTCCGCCACGACGTCGGCGTCAACCAGCTCTTGTGGGGCAGCGACTTCGC
- a CDS encoding rubrerythrin family protein, protein MAKLTGTKSLENLKNAFAGESQANRRYLYFARAADIEGYPDVGGLFRDTSEAETGHAFGHLDFLKEVGDPVTGVPMGSTEKNLKSAIEGETYEYTEMYPGMAKTARQEGFAELAEWFETLAKAEKSHAGRFTKGLERIAGKEPADAAS, encoded by the coding sequence ATGGCAAAACTAACCGGCACTAAGAGTCTCGAGAATCTCAAAAACGCCTTCGCTGGCGAATCGCAGGCGAACCGGCGTTATCTCTACTTCGCCCGCGCGGCGGACATTGAAGGCTATCCGGACGTCGGCGGATTGTTCCGCGACACTTCGGAAGCCGAGACGGGGCACGCGTTCGGCCACCTCGATTTTCTTAAAGAGGTCGGCGATCCCGTCACCGGAGTTCCGATGGGCAGCACGGAGAAAAATCTCAAGTCCGCGATCGAGGGCGAGACCTACGAGTACACCGAGATGTATCCGGGAATGGCGAAGACCGCGCGCCAGGAAGGCTTCGCCGAGCTGGCCGAGTGGTTCGAGACGCTGGCCAAAGCGGAAAAATCCCACGCGGGACGCTTCACCAAAGGGTTGGAGAGAATCGCCGGCAAAGAACCCGCCGACGCCGCGAGCTGA
- a CDS encoding MBL fold metallo-hydrolase, translated as MRRRYFIALLAGWGLLLARRAADAFCNPALVRLFDAGRDLAQIRSGPTPRLGNYFVEWFGHSSFLIQSGSRTKVVTDPNLNVTPGIGADAVTVSNDHITHNNVGAVSGQPVILRGITLRQTWNPIRTHIKDITIVNIPSQRGPAWGAIANSIFVYEMGSLCLAHLGNMGHLLTPEQEKALNRVDVLMIPIDAMTNLGFEDVLRVIEQVRPPIVIPMHYDVTRQADLFAAFVGDRYPVRHLKDSQLILNRATLPASTEIFILKHPRSFFSWE; from the coding sequence GTGAGACGGCGCTACTTCATCGCTCTCCTTGCCGGGTGGGGCCTGCTGCTAGCGCGCCGCGCCGCCGACGCGTTCTGCAATCCGGCACTCGTGCGGTTGTTCGACGCCGGCCGCGATCTGGCGCAAATCCGCTCCGGCCCGACGCCCAGGCTGGGCAACTATTTCGTCGAGTGGTTCGGCCACTCGAGTTTTCTCATTCAATCGGGAAGCCGAACTAAAGTCGTCACGGACCCGAACCTGAACGTGACTCCGGGCATCGGCGCGGACGCGGTCACGGTGAGCAACGATCACATCACGCACAACAACGTCGGCGCGGTTTCCGGCCAGCCGGTGATTCTCCGCGGCATCACGCTGCGCCAGACCTGGAACCCGATACGCACCCATATTAAAGACATCACGATCGTCAACATCCCGAGCCAAAGAGGCCCGGCCTGGGGCGCAATCGCCAATTCGATTTTTGTTTACGAGATGGGAAGCCTATGCCTAGCCCACCTGGGAAATATGGGACATCTGCTCACGCCGGAGCAGGAAAAGGCGCTGAACCGCGTCGATGTCCTGATGATCCCGATCGACGCGATGACCAACCTCGGCTTCGAAGACGTGCTGCGAGTCATCGAGCAGGTGCGCCCGCCGATCGTGATCCCGATGCACTACGACGTAACGCGACAGGCCGATCTTTTCGCCGCCTTCGTCGGCGACCGCTATCCCGTTCGCCACCTGAAGGACTCGCAACTCATCTTGAACCGCGCGACGCTCCCCGCGTCCACGGAAATATTCATTCTCAAGCACCCGCGCTCCTTTTTTTCCTGGGAGTAA
- a CDS encoding type II toxin-antitoxin system VapC family toxin, with product MIPPIVVDTGGLLRALARTAAGKPTFPEYENILTSASLVIVPGLVLAEVDYFLRENRPAMRKLVAEIFDPATRYEYELPLPSDIVRSLELDARFTKLNLGLVDGTVAAVAERRHVYRVLTTDRRDFGAIRVGPRLARALELLP from the coding sequence GTGATTCCGCCGATCGTCGTAGATACTGGTGGACTTCTTCGAGCGCTCGCCCGCACAGCCGCAGGCAAACCAACCTTCCCTGAGTACGAGAATATTCTGACCTCTGCGAGTCTTGTCATCGTGCCAGGGCTTGTTCTCGCCGAGGTGGACTACTTTCTTCGGGAGAACCGGCCAGCTATGCGAAAGCTCGTTGCTGAGATCTTCGACCCGGCGACGCGGTACGAATACGAACTGCCTCTCCCATCGGACATTGTGCGATCCCTCGAACTCGACGCCAGATTCACGAAGCTGAATTTGGGATTGGTCGATGGCACGGTCGCCGCCGTTGCTGAGAGACGACACGTGTACCGGGTTCTAACGACAGATCGTCGGGACTTCGGCGCGATTCGTGTCGGTCCACGTCTCGCGCGCGCCCTTGAGCTACTTCCGTGA
- the galU gene encoding UTP--glucose-1-phosphate uridylyltransferase GalU: protein MKVKKAVIPVAGLGTRLLPATKTVPKELLPIVDTPAIQYVVQEAVDSGLTEMIFVTARGKDGIEDHFDEAPELELVLEQRGQRELLERLKAISGLIDIVSVRQKQPLGLGHAVLSARNLVGNEPFAVLLSDDLIDDPIPCVRQLLNVSEAKGESVLALRKVPRPDVRRYGIVQGPRISDRTHEVQSMIEKPEPKDAPSELAIVGRYILHPDIFSCLENIQPGKGGEIQLTDAIAELARRRKVYGYEFTGEHYDVGDKLGVVRANVAYALKRPDMEKQLREYLRTVT from the coding sequence ATGAAGGTCAAAAAGGCCGTCATACCGGTCGCCGGGTTGGGCACGCGTCTGCTGCCGGCGACCAAAACCGTGCCGAAAGAGCTTCTGCCGATCGTGGACACCCCGGCGATCCAATACGTCGTTCAGGAAGCGGTGGATTCCGGGCTCACGGAAATGATCTTCGTCACTGCCAGAGGAAAAGACGGCATCGAAGATCATTTCGACGAAGCGCCGGAGCTCGAGCTGGTTCTGGAACAGCGCGGGCAGCGGGAGTTGTTGGAGCGGTTGAAGGCGATCTCGGGGCTGATCGATATCGTCTCGGTCCGGCAGAAGCAGCCTTTAGGGCTCGGCCACGCGGTCCTTTCCGCGCGGAATCTGGTCGGAAACGAACCGTTTGCCGTTCTGTTGTCCGACGATCTGATCGACGATCCGATTCCTTGCGTGCGCCAGTTGCTCAACGTCTCCGAAGCGAAGGGAGAATCGGTTTTGGCGCTCAGAAAAGTCCCCAGACCTGATGTCCGGCGCTACGGAATCGTTCAAGGACCGAGGATAAGCGATCGGACGCACGAAGTTCAGTCGATGATCGAAAAGCCCGAGCCGAAAGACGCTCCCTCCGAGCTGGCGATCGTCGGCCGCTACATTCTCCACCCGGATATCTTTTCCTGTTTGGAAAATATCCAGCCCGGGAAAGGCGGCGAGATCCAGCTCACGGACGCGATCGCCGAGCTGGCGCGCCGGAGAAAAGTCTACGGCTATGAATTTACCGGCGAGCACTACGACGTCGGCGACAAGCTGGGCGTTGTGCGCGCGAACGTCGCCTACGCGCTGAAAAGACCGGACATGGAAAAGCAACTTAGGGAGTATCTCCGCACCGTCACATAG
- a CDS encoding transcriptional repressor: MKETRRHTQQLKVVWDAIKDETAHPTADQIYEKVRRTMPTISLGTVYRNLQKLVGEKKLKVLTLGRTQRFDPMVDRHDHFICERCNRVYDIVVKSTEKVLSSALPRRGFKVTAHQVTLYGVCKNCAD; this comes from the coding sequence ATGAAAGAAACCCGACGCCACACACAACAACTGAAAGTCGTTTGGGACGCGATCAAGGATGAGACGGCCCATCCCACCGCGGACCAGATCTACGAGAAGGTACGCCGCACGATGCCGACCATCAGCCTCGGCACCGTCTACCGCAACCTGCAAAAGCTCGTCGGCGAAAAGAAACTCAAGGTGCTGACGCTCGGCCGTACCCAGCGTTTCGATCCGATGGTGGACCGGCACGATCATTTCATCTGCGAGCGCTGCAACCGGGTCTACGACATCGTGGTCAAATCGACGGAAAAGGTTTTATCCTCCGCGCTTCCGCGCCGGGGCTTCAAGGTCACCGCGCACCAGGTCACGCTTTACGGCGTCTGCAAAAACTGCGCGGACTAA
- a CDS encoding anaerobic glycerol-3-phosphate dehydrogenase subunit C, translating into MPFELNSPSFWEEPEVETELKRVFDICNGCRRCYSLCPSFTDLFARLDRDNVDGEAEKLVPEDLRRVTDLCYQCKLCFNHCPYTPPHRWDVDFPRLMLRSKAVQVKRDGVSLQDRILGQVDWMGRIGTFLAPIANWATTNRLNRWVMEKLFGIHRDRILPKYASETFRSWFGKQRRKPGAESAGRVALFYTCTVNYNEPETGRACVKVLEKNGIDVACPEQRCCGMPFLDGGDVEGARKNARANVDSLHALVKQGRDVVVPGPTCSYMLKQEYPHLLNNAAAREVAARTFDICEYLMALHGQGKLDTRFVKGAGEIAYQMPCHLRAQNIGYKSRDLLQLIPDTRVRLIEKCAAIDGTWGLKRQYYDLSRKVAAPLINELREIRESGAELTVSDCPLAGLEIEQDLKRKALHPIRILARAYGLEAE; encoded by the coding sequence ATGCCCTTTGAACTGAATAGCCCGTCTTTCTGGGAAGAGCCTGAGGTCGAGACGGAACTGAAGCGCGTCTTCGACATCTGCAACGGGTGTCGCCGCTGCTATAGTCTGTGCCCGTCCTTCACGGACCTCTTCGCCCGCCTCGACAGAGACAATGTCGACGGCGAGGCGGAGAAGCTCGTCCCCGAGGATCTTAGAAGGGTCACCGATCTCTGCTACCAGTGCAAGCTCTGCTTCAATCACTGTCCTTACACGCCGCCGCACCGCTGGGACGTTGACTTTCCGCGCCTGATGCTGCGCTCCAAGGCGGTGCAGGTAAAACGCGACGGCGTCTCACTTCAGGACCGGATCCTGGGCCAGGTGGATTGGATGGGCAGGATCGGCACGTTTTTGGCGCCGATCGCGAATTGGGCGACGACCAATCGGCTCAACCGCTGGGTGATGGAGAAGCTTTTCGGCATTCATCGCGATCGCATTCTTCCCAAGTATGCCTCGGAAACTTTTCGTTCATGGTTCGGCAAACAAAGGCGCAAACCCGGCGCCGAAAGTGCCGGACGCGTCGCTTTGTTCTACACCTGCACGGTGAACTACAACGAGCCCGAGACCGGACGGGCGTGCGTTAAAGTGCTGGAGAAAAACGGCATCGACGTGGCCTGCCCGGAGCAGCGCTGCTGCGGCATGCCGTTCCTGGACGGCGGCGACGTCGAAGGGGCGCGCAAGAACGCGCGCGCCAACGTGGATTCGCTCCACGCACTGGTGAAACAGGGCCGCGACGTCGTCGTTCCCGGGCCTACGTGCAGCTACATGCTCAAGCAGGAATATCCGCACCTGCTGAACAACGCGGCGGCGCGGGAGGTCGCCGCGCGCACCTTCGATATCTGCGAGTATCTGATGGCGCTGCACGGCCAGGGAAAACTGGACACCCGCTTCGTCAAAGGCGCCGGCGAGATCGCCTACCAGATGCCCTGCCATCTGCGGGCGCAAAACATCGGTTACAAATCGCGCGACCTACTGCAACTGATTCCGGACACCCGGGTCCGTCTCATAGAAAAGTGCGCGGCGATCGACGGCACCTGGGGTCTCAAACGCCAGTACTACGACCTCTCGCGCAAAGTCGCCGCGCCGCTCATCAATGAACTTCGGGAAATCCGGGAAAGCGGGGCGGAATTGACCGTCTCCGATTGTCCCCTGGCGGGCCTGGAGATCGAGCAAGATCTAAAGCGCAAGGCGCTTCATCCGATCCGTATCCTCGCGCGCGCGTATGGGCTCGAGGCGGAGTAA
- the amrA gene encoding AmmeMemoRadiSam system protein A: MERIEIPPSSQKRLIALSRQTLESFVRGAADAAETIDDPCLLHSRYGAFVSLHRQNELRGCVGTCFPTSPLYETVIDMTEAAAARDRRVAAVTSRELAEIRIDISVLSALEPVTDPLSLQIGKHGLYVESGGKHGVLLPQVATQYGWDLETFLSQTCVKAYLPKDEWRRPNTKISSFIALIIEEKR, encoded by the coding sequence ATGGAGCGCATCGAGATTCCTCCTTCGTCCCAAAAGCGGCTCATCGCTTTGTCGCGCCAAACCCTGGAGAGTTTTGTCCGCGGCGCGGCCGACGCCGCCGAGACCATCGACGATCCCTGCCTTTTGCATTCCCGCTACGGCGCCTTCGTCAGCCTGCACCGGCAAAACGAGCTGAGAGGATGCGTCGGCACCTGCTTCCCGACAAGCCCGCTTTACGAGACGGTGATCGATATGACCGAGGCGGCGGCGGCGCGCGATCGCCGCGTCGCCGCCGTCACGTCGCGCGAGCTGGCCGAGATCCGAATCGACATCTCCGTGCTGAGTGCTTTGGAGCCGGTGACCGATCCGCTCTCGTTGCAAATCGGCAAGCACGGTCTCTACGTGGAGAGCGGCGGCAAGCATGGCGTGCTCTTGCCTCAGGTCGCAACTCAGTACGGCTGGGACTTGGAAACTTTTCTCTCCCAGACCTGCGTCAAAGCGTATCTGCCCAAAGACGAGTGGCGGCGGCCAAATACTAAAATTTCCAGCTTCATCGCGTTGATCATCGAGGAGAAGCGGTGA
- a CDS encoding iron-containing redox enzyme family protein: MARSELQQKLDDICREHIEESHRLKLRDVTLTPARGRLIAVQRALFNKNRRDCWGAVQCSSPIDVKRVVWAHEEEELIRDPRCGSDHYSLHVRRCMALGLTREEIENAAPLPSSRAAFYAWLYIARTKPWLQALASSSILERDANMMSARGDMKRNTEKWKKELGLSDKDMEVATANENADGDHSDMMAEIFDRHAATPELQALVLQGARESLEINRTFVAGLTEAAKRLE; the protein is encoded by the coding sequence ATGGCGAGATCCGAGTTGCAACAAAAATTGGATGATATCTGCCGCGAGCACATCGAAGAGAGCCATCGCCTGAAACTCCGCGACGTGACGCTCACGCCGGCGCGCGGGAGATTGATCGCCGTCCAGCGCGCGCTGTTCAACAAGAACCGGCGCGACTGCTGGGGCGCGGTGCAATGCTCGTCGCCAATCGACGTCAAGCGCGTCGTTTGGGCGCACGAGGAGGAAGAGTTGATCCGCGATCCGCGCTGCGGTTCGGACCACTACTCGCTCCACGTCCGGCGCTGCATGGCGCTCGGTCTCACGCGCGAAGAGATCGAAAACGCCGCGCCGCTGCCGTCGTCTCGCGCCGCTTTTTACGCCTGGCTTTACATCGCGCGCACCAAACCCTGGCTCCAGGCGCTGGCGTCCTCCTCGATCCTCGAGCGCGACGCCAACATGATGAGCGCCCGGGGCGACATGAAGCGCAACACCGAGAAATGGAAAAAGGAGCTGGGTCTCAGCGACAAAGACATGGAAGTGGCGACGGCCAACGAGAACGCCGACGGCGATCACTCCGACATGATGGCTGAGATCTTCGACCGCCACGCGGCGACGCCGGAGCTTCAGGCGCTGGTGCTGCAAGGCGCGCGCGAATCGCTGGAGATAAACAGAACGTTCGTCGCGGGATTGACCGAAGCAGCAAAGAGACTTGAATAG